A genomic stretch from Gammaproteobacteria bacterium CG11_big_fil_rev_8_21_14_0_20_46_22 includes:
- a CDS encoding 30S ribosomal protein S4, producing the protein MARNFSPRGRIQKREQQDLDLFSGVKSLESKHKINVMPGQHAVRRSKLSDYGKQLRAKQLIKRYYGVLERQFRNYFGKAFQAKGSTGENLLIMLERRLDNVVYRLGLAKTRREARQLVSHKAVMVNGIKTNIPSFQVSVGDVIAVTEKAKNQLRIKESIELAKQRTDVEWLDADFTKFEGTVKALPTRDQLPAEFNEQLVVELYSK; encoded by the coding sequence ATGGCAAGAAATTTTAGCCCTCGTGGTCGAATTCAAAAACGAGAACAACAAGATCTAGATTTATTCAGTGGTGTTAAGTCGCTGGAATCAAAACACAAAATTAACGTCATGCCAGGTCAGCATGCGGTTCGTCGCAGCAAATTATCTGACTACGGTAAACAATTGCGTGCAAAACAATTAATCAAGCGTTACTACGGTGTGCTTGAGCGCCAATTCCGTAACTACTTTGGTAAAGCGTTTCAAGCGAAAGGTTCAACAGGCGAAAATTTGTTGATCATGCTTGAGCGTCGTTTGGATAACGTTGTCTACCGTTTGGGCTTAGCTAAAACACGCCGTGAAGCGCGTCAGCTTGTGAGCCACAAAGCCGTGATGGTTAACGGTATCAAAACCAATATTCCTTCATTCCAGGTTTCTGTGGGTGATGTGATTGCTGTGACTGAGAAAGCCAAAAATCAGTTGCGTATTAAAGAGTCGATCGAGCTCGCTAAGCAACGCACAGACGTTGAATGGTTAGACGCTGATTTCACGAAATTTGAAGGTACGGTTAAAGCTTTACCAACACGTGATCAGTTGCCTGCCGAGTTTAATGAACAGCTCGTAGTAGAGCTTTATTCTAAATAA
- a CDS encoding 50S ribosomal protein L30 — translation MSVKKLRVKLVKSTNGRIEAHKACVRGLGLRRMHHSVEVAATPENVGMINKVSYLLAVEEV, via the coding sequence CCGAGTCAAATTAGTTAAAAGTACTAACGGACGCATCGAAGCTCACAAGGCTTGTGTGCGTGGTTTGGGCTTGCGCCGTATGCACCACAGTGTTGAAGTGGCAGCAACCCCTGAAAACGTCGGTATGATCAACAAGGTTTCATACCTGTTAGCTGTTGAGGAAGTGTGA
- a CDS encoding DNA-directed RNA polymerase subunit alpha produces the protein MSADPYQFLTPKNIIVNTVRGTRSEVVLEPFERGFGHTLGHTLRRILLSSMPGCAVTDVKIAGVLHEYSTLDGVQEDVIEILLNLKNLAIRMHEGQHAVLKLSKTEPGPVTAADIQCPHNVEIVNPEHVLAHLQDGKLEMEMNVRLGKGYEPASARQSSEAQQIGVLHLDAIYSPVKRVSYAVESARVEQRTDLDKLILTIESDGTLNPEEAVRRAATILQQQLSAFVDLDSSILSEPERHEEEIDPVLMRPVEDLELTVRSANCLKAESIQYIGDLVQRAETDLLKTPNLGKKSLNEIKDVLAARGMSLGMRLDSWPPSFLKVKDDKK, from the coding sequence ATGTCAGCAGATCCATATCAGTTTTTAACCCCGAAAAACATTATTGTTAATACGGTCCGAGGTACGCGTTCAGAAGTGGTGCTGGAGCCGTTCGAGCGTGGTTTTGGCCACACACTGGGCCACACATTACGCCGTATTCTATTGTCATCTATGCCGGGTTGTGCGGTGACAGACGTTAAAATTGCAGGCGTTTTGCATGAGTACAGCACCTTAGACGGTGTTCAAGAAGATGTGATTGAAATCTTATTGAACTTGAAAAACTTGGCGATTCGTATGCATGAAGGCCAGCATGCTGTGCTGAAATTATCGAAAACCGAGCCGGGTCCTGTGACTGCAGCCGATATTCAATGCCCACACAATGTAGAAATCGTCAATCCAGAGCATGTTTTAGCGCATCTTCAAGATGGTAAGCTAGAAATGGAAATGAATGTTCGCTTAGGCAAGGGCTATGAGCCGGCCAGCGCGCGCCAATCAAGCGAAGCACAGCAAATCGGTGTTCTTCACTTGGACGCTATTTACAGCCCCGTTAAGCGCGTGTCTTACGCGGTTGAAAGCGCACGTGTTGAGCAACGTACAGATTTGGATAAACTTATTTTAACCATTGAAAGTGATGGCACACTAAACCCTGAAGAAGCTGTGCGCCGTGCCGCCACTATCCTTCAGCAGCAGTTGTCTGCCTTCGTTGACTTAGACAGCAGTATTTTGTCTGAACCTGAGCGTCATGAAGAAGAAATTGATCCTGTCTTGATGCGCCCGGTTGAAGATTTAGAGTTGACTGTGCGTTCGGCTAATTGCTTGAAAGCAGAATCCATTCAATATATCGGTGATTTGGTTCAACGCGCTGAAACCGATTTATTGAAAACCCCTAATCTGGGTAAAAAATCATTGAATGAAATTAAAGATGTATTGGCGGCTCGCGGTATGTCATTAGGCATGCGCCTTGACAGCTGGCCACCATCATTTTTGAAAGTCAAAGACGATAAGAAATAA
- the rplQ gene encoding 50S ribosomal protein L17: MRHRKSGRQLNRNSSHRRAMFKNMASDFLRHELISTTLPKAKELRRVVEPLVTLAKNDTVANRRLAMARLGDKEIVKKLFETIGPRSKARPGGYMRILKNGYRLQDRAPMAIVELVDREETVQ, translated from the coding sequence ATGCGACATCGTAAAAGTGGTCGACAACTTAATCGAAACAGTAGCCACCGTAGGGCTATGTTTAAAAATATGGCGAGCGATTTTTTGCGCCATGAATTGATTAGCACAACACTCCCTAAGGCGAAGGAGTTGCGTCGTGTGGTTGAGCCTTTGGTAACTTTGGCAAAAAATGATACTGTGGCGAACCGTCGTTTGGCGATGGCACGCTTGGGTGATAAAGAGATCGTTAAAAAGTTGTTTGAAACTATCGGGCCTCGCTCTAAAGCACGCCCAGGTGGTTATATGCGTATCTTGAAAAACGGTTACCGTTTACAGGATAGAGCCCCTATGGCGATCGTTGAACTAGTTGATCGTGAAGAGACTGTTCAATAG
- a CDS encoding 50S ribosomal protein L15, which produces MRLNTIKPAEGSKHSAKRVGRGIGSTLGKTCGRGHKGQHSRSGGYRKVGFEGGQMPLQRRLPKFGFRSRIARLSAEVRLSEINLLPAGEVSLSVLKEAGFVSHVAEKVKIIASGEVSNAYTIAADVAVTKGAREAIEACGGKVA; this is translated from the coding sequence ATGCGTTTAAATACGATTAAGCCTGCTGAAGGCTCAAAACACAGCGCAAAGCGAGTGGGTCGTGGTATTGGTTCAACCTTAGGTAAAACCTGTGGTCGCGGCCACAAAGGTCAGCACTCTCGTTCTGGCGGTTACCGTAAAGTCGGTTTCGAAGGCGGTCAAATGCCTTTGCAACGTCGTTTGCCAAAATTTGGTTTCCGTTCACGTATTGCACGCTTGTCAGCCGAAGTTCGTTTGTCAGAAATCAATCTTTTGCCTGCTGGCGAAGTTAGCTTGAGCGTACTAAAAGAAGCAGGCTTTGTTTCTCACGTGGCTGAGAAGGTGAAAATCATCGCTTCAGGTGAAGTGAGCAATGCGTACACGATTGCTGCTGATGTTGCAGTGACTAAAGGCGCGCGCGAAGCGATCGAAGCATGCGGAGGCAAGGTTGCGTAA
- a CDS encoding preprotein translocase subunit SecY — MANPSLGVKSAMKSGGLKELKSRFIFLLVAILVFRLGSYIPVPGVDPVKLAHMFQQHSGGIFSLFNMFSGGALRRFTVFALSVMPYISASIIVQLFTSIIPSLEQLKKEGESGQRKINQYTRYGTVVLAAFQALGISKMLSASGVVIDPGSAFYVTATITLVTGTLFLMWLGEQVTEYGIGNGVSMIIFANIISGLPGALGRVLVQVRQGQMEMLTLLLIVALIVVVTAVVVFVERGQRRIKINYPQRQQGRRMYAAQSTHLPLKINMSGVIPPIFASAIILFPGSMLQWFGHSASGTTWLGDLANLLQPGTPLYMILYSVAILFFCFFYTAVVFNPQETADNLKRSGAFVPGIRPGQQTAKYIDLVMSRLTLFGAIYLILICLLPQILMDSFNVPFFFGGTSLLIVVVVVMDFMAQVQSHLMSQQYSSLMRKANLKGKNKK, encoded by the coding sequence ATGGCTAATCCGAGTTTAGGCGTTAAATCGGCAATGAAATCAGGCGGCTTAAAAGAATTAAAAAGCCGCTTTATCTTTTTATTGGTTGCCATTTTAGTCTTTCGTTTAGGCTCGTATATTCCTGTGCCTGGTGTTGACCCTGTTAAGCTCGCGCATATGTTCCAGCAGCACTCCGGCGGTATTTTTAGTCTATTCAATATGTTCTCAGGTGGCGCATTACGCCGCTTTACCGTATTTGCCTTAAGTGTGATGCCGTATATCTCGGCGTCTATCATTGTGCAGTTGTTCACTTCGATTATCCCTTCTTTAGAGCAACTCAAGAAAGAAGGTGAGTCAGGCCAGCGAAAAATTAACCAATACACACGTTACGGCACCGTTGTTTTGGCCGCTTTTCAGGCCTTGGGTATTTCTAAAATGTTGTCCGCTTCTGGCGTGGTGATTGATCCGGGTTCTGCTTTTTATGTGACGGCGACTATTACCTTGGTGACCGGTACGTTGTTTTTGATGTGGTTAGGTGAGCAAGTCACGGAATACGGTATTGGTAACGGTGTTTCCATGATCATTTTCGCGAACATTATCTCGGGTTTGCCGGGTGCGCTCGGTCGTGTTTTGGTGCAAGTTCGCCAAGGTCAAATGGAAATGTTGACCCTATTGCTTATTGTTGCTCTGATTGTCGTGGTCACGGCTGTCGTCGTGTTTGTTGAACGCGGCCAGCGCCGCATTAAGATCAACTACCCACAGCGCCAGCAAGGTCGTCGCATGTACGCGGCTCAAAGCACGCATTTACCTTTAAAAATTAACATGTCTGGTGTGATTCCGCCGATTTTTGCCTCTGCGATCATTTTGTTCCCAGGCAGTATGCTTCAGTGGTTTGGCCACAGTGCGTCTGGTACAACGTGGTTGGGTGATCTTGCCAATCTTTTGCAGCCGGGCACACCGCTGTATATGATTCTTTATTCTGTCGCTATTTTGTTTTTCTGCTTTTTCTATACAGCGGTGGTGTTTAATCCACAAGAAACCGCTGATAATTTAAAGCGTTCAGGCGCCTTTGTGCCAGGGATTCGCCCAGGCCAGCAAACAGCGAAATACATTGATTTGGTGATGTCTCGCTTGACCTTGTTTGGCGCTATCTATTTGATTCTTATTTGTTTATTGCCACAAATTTTGATGGATTCATTCAACGTACCGTTCTTTTTTGGCGGCACATCGTTGTTGATTGTGGTGGTGGTCGTGATGGATTTCATGGCCCAGGTTCAGTCGCATTTGATGTCACAGCAATACAGCTCGTTGATGCGAAAAGCGAACCTGAAAGGTAAAAACAAGAAGTGA
- a CDS encoding 30S ribosomal protein S11: protein MAVASKSAGRKKKDRIVNDGVVHVQASFNNTLLTVTDRQGNALVWSSASKCGFKGSRKSTPYAAQIAGETVAKEAIERFQLKTVDVKVKGPGPGRESAVRALQSAGLKVLTIEDTTGIPHNGCRDPKKRRV, encoded by the coding sequence ATGGCAGTTGCAAGTAAGTCAGCCGGACGAAAGAAAAAAGATCGCATTGTTAACGATGGTGTTGTCCACGTCCAAGCAAGTTTCAATAACACATTGCTCACCGTGACAGATCGTCAAGGTAATGCTTTGGTTTGGTCTAGCGCCTCAAAATGTGGCTTTAAAGGCTCACGTAAAAGTACGCCTTATGCAGCACAGATTGCAGGTGAAACTGTGGCGAAAGAAGCCATTGAGCGTTTTCAATTGAAAACAGTCGATGTGAAGGTGAAAGGCCCAGGCCCTGGCCGTGAGTCTGCTGTGCGTGCGCTGCAATCAGCTGGCCTAAAAGTGCTAACGATTGAAGATACGACCGGTATTCCACACAACGGTTGCCGTGACCCTAAAAAACGTCGAGTTTAA
- the rpmJ gene encoding 50S ribosomal protein L36, with the protein MKVRASVKKRCRNCKIIKRNGIVRVICTDKKHKQRQG; encoded by the coding sequence ATGAAAGTCAGAGCATCCGTGAAAAAGCGCTGCCGTAATTGCAAAATTATCAAGCGTAATGGCATTGTGCGTGTGATTTGTACCGACAAAAAACACAAGCAACGTCAGGGGTAA
- a CDS encoding 30S ribosomal protein S13, with protein sequence MARIAGVNLPTNKHVSIGLTAIYGIGRPRALTICQGLSIDPQTKIKDLDEADLERLRTAIAEYQVEGDLRREVSMNIKRLMELGTYRGVRHRRGLPLRGQRTKTNARTRKGKRK encoded by the coding sequence ATGGCGCGTATAGCAGGCGTTAACTTACCTACTAATAAGCATGTGAGCATTGGCTTGACCGCCATTTATGGCATTGGCCGCCCACGCGCTTTAACGATTTGCCAAGGTTTGAGCATAGACCCTCAAACAAAAATCAAAGATTTAGACGAAGCCGACTTAGAACGTCTTCGTACGGCGATCGCTGAATACCAAGTTGAAGGTGACCTTCGTCGTGAAGTCTCAATGAATATCAAGCGATTGATGGAATTGGGCACCTATCGTGGTGTGCGTCATCGTCGTGGTTTACCTTTAAGAGGGCAGCGTACAAAAACCAATGCGCGCACTCGTAAAGGCAAGCGTAAGTAA